In one Flavobacteriales bacterium genomic region, the following are encoded:
- a CDS encoding toxin-antitoxin system YwqK family antitoxin: MRFRAILLLCAMLIGGLSGAFGQNATDAKGRKQGPWSKAWPNGTLRYTGQFVDDMPVGVFRHFGEDGKLTTVQHHAGDGSVSRAEHFHANGQVMARGRYVGQSKDSTWSYFALDGSLRKVERYASGKLDGEQVTYYPGGQVAEREERKAGILEGPSMSWFPSGKVKSESHYRNGEPEGRMVFYYPSGNKEIEGQMINGDRDGTWYYYNSDGSIQVVMLYARGQLIKERKENGTFREYYDDEQLKREVTYRKGRREGPFAEYHANGRWVMKPVQPDPTMGAPADVERVLEGQTKRLEGTYVNDQLEGEVREYDERGRLVKTTRYAAGVAQP; encoded by the coding sequence ATGCGCTTCCGTGCCATCCTTCTGCTGTGCGCCATGCTCATCGGCGGCCTGTCCGGCGCGTTCGGCCAGAATGCGACGGATGCGAAGGGCCGCAAGCAGGGGCCGTGGTCCAAGGCTTGGCCGAACGGTACGCTGCGGTACACGGGTCAGTTCGTGGACGATATGCCGGTGGGCGTCTTCAGGCACTTCGGGGAGGATGGCAAGCTCACCACGGTGCAGCATCATGCGGGCGATGGCAGCGTCAGCCGGGCGGAGCATTTCCACGCCAACGGCCAGGTGATGGCACGGGGCCGGTACGTGGGGCAGTCGAAGGACAGCACATGGAGCTACTTCGCGCTGGATGGTTCGCTGCGGAAAGTGGAACGGTATGCTTCGGGCAAGCTCGACGGCGAGCAGGTGACCTACTACCCTGGAGGGCAGGTGGCAGAGCGCGAGGAGCGGAAAGCCGGCATCCTTGAAGGGCCGAGCATGAGCTGGTTCCCAAGCGGCAAGGTGAAGAGCGAGTCGCACTACCGCAACGGTGAGCCGGAGGGCCGCATGGTGTTCTACTATCCCTCAGGGAACAAGGAGATCGAGGGCCAGATGATCAACGGCGATCGCGATGGCACGTGGTACTACTACAATTCCGATGGCTCGATCCAGGTTGTGATGCTCTACGCCCGCGGTCAACTCATCAAGGAGCGCAAGGAGAACGGGACATTCCGGGAGTACTACGATGACGAGCAGCTCAAGCGCGAGGTCACCTACCGGAAGGGCCGCCGTGAGGGCCCCTTCGCCGAGTACCATGCCAATGGCCGCTGGGTGATGAAACCGGTGCAGCCTGATCCGACGATGGGCGCTCCGGCGGATGTGGAGCGCGTGCTCGAGGGTCAGACGAAGCGCCTCGAGGGGACCTATGTGAATGATCAGCTGGAGGGCGAGGTGCGCGAATACGATGAGCGGGGTAGGCTGGTCAAGACAACGCGCTACGCGGCTGGCGTGGCACAGCCATGA
- the mnmA gene encoding tRNA 2-thiouridine(34) synthase MnmA produces the protein MSKHGRILVAMSGGVDSSVAALMLHEQGYEVIGVTMKTWDYADASGGRRITGCCDLDSISDARNMAVSRGFHHMIIDIREEFGGAIIGNFTREYMAGRTPNPCVLCNTFIKWEALLKRADMMDCELIATGHYAQARQLESGRWVVSKGRDETKDQSYVLWGLEQRNLARTRFPIGHFRKSEIRQMALESGFPELAQKSESYEICFIPDNDYRGFLKRKEPEATAKLAGGKLVSVSGEVLGEHDGYPFFTIGQRKGLGIATGEPLYVTDIRPDTNTVVLGRKADLQRTSMWVRQPNFQKVSALEGEMEAVVKIRYKDKGTPATLRMDGDRVHADFHAPVTGIAPGQSAVFYMGDDVLGGGFIDRPQPIA, from the coding sequence ATGAGCAAGCACGGGCGAATCCTGGTAGCGATGAGCGGTGGCGTGGACAGCTCCGTGGCCGCGCTCATGCTGCATGAGCAGGGCTACGAGGTCATCGGCGTCACCATGAAGACCTGGGACTATGCGGATGCCAGCGGTGGCAGGCGGATCACCGGCTGCTGCGACCTCGACAGCATCAGCGATGCGCGCAATATGGCCGTGAGCCGCGGTTTCCACCATATGATCATCGACATCCGCGAGGAGTTCGGCGGGGCGATCATCGGCAACTTCACGCGCGAGTACATGGCAGGGCGCACGCCCAATCCATGCGTGCTCTGCAATACCTTCATCAAGTGGGAGGCGCTGCTCAAGCGCGCCGACATGATGGACTGCGAACTCATCGCCACCGGGCACTACGCCCAAGCCAGGCAGCTGGAGAGCGGGCGCTGGGTGGTGTCGAAGGGCCGCGATGAAACCAAGGACCAGAGCTATGTGCTGTGGGGGCTCGAGCAGAGGAACCTCGCGCGCACGCGCTTTCCCATCGGGCACTTCCGCAAGAGCGAGATCCGGCAGATGGCCCTCGAAAGCGGATTCCCTGAACTGGCGCAGAAAAGCGAGAGCTACGAGATCTGCTTCATCCCGGACAACGACTACCGTGGCTTCCTCAAGCGCAAGGAGCCTGAGGCGACCGCCAAGCTGGCGGGCGGCAAGCTCGTGAGCGTGAGCGGTGAGGTGCTCGGCGAGCACGACGGTTACCCCTTCTTCACCATCGGCCAGCGCAAGGGCCTGGGCATCGCCACAGGCGAGCCGCTTTACGTCACGGACATCAGGCCCGACACGAATACCGTGGTGCTGGGGCGGAAGGCCGACCTGCAGCGGACCAGCATGTGGGTGCGGCAGCCGAACTTCCAGAAGGTTAGCGCGTTGGAGGGGGAGATGGAGGCCGTGGTGAAGATCCGGTACAAGGACAAGGGCACGCCGGCTACGCTGCGCATGGACGGCGACCGGGTCCATGCGGATTTCCATGCGCCCGTCACAGGCATCGCACCCGGGCAGAGCGCCGTCTTCTACATGGGGGACGATGTGCTCGGCGGAGGGTTCATCGATCGCCCGCAACCCATCGCATGA
- a CDS encoding universal stress protein, which produces MSVKTIIVPYDFSDCATDALRAAASIARATGACIDVVHVYEQMTDFHPENQKLREEIESRLDRVPQLPFLEGIELKKFMLRQLALTEMFRNERIAAADLIVMGSHGATGLRGIVGSNTQRIVRTAPMPVLVIKHPVEDLRVNDLVYASNFTQQDVEKFDAFRPLLEVWDPKVHLLKVNTPKSFERSEDSHRAIDVFLQRHELRKFTATIYNDLSIEEGILNFARGIDADMIAMATHGRKGFFHVVNGSLTEDIVNHTTFPVLSVKL; this is translated from the coding sequence ATGAGTGTCAAGACCATCATCGTCCCCTACGACTTCTCCGATTGCGCCACGGATGCCCTCCGCGCGGCCGCTTCCATCGCCCGTGCGACCGGTGCTTGCATCGATGTGGTGCACGTGTACGAGCAGATGACCGACTTCCACCCCGAGAACCAGAAGCTCAGGGAGGAGATCGAGTCCCGGCTCGACCGCGTCCCGCAGCTTCCCTTCCTCGAAGGGATCGAGCTGAAGAAGTTCATGCTGCGGCAGCTCGCGCTCACTGAGATGTTCCGCAATGAGCGCATCGCCGCGGCCGACCTCATCGTAATGGGGTCGCACGGCGCCACAGGCTTGCGCGGCATCGTGGGGTCCAACACGCAGCGCATCGTGCGCACGGCACCCATGCCCGTGCTGGTCATCAAGCACCCTGTGGAGGATCTTCGCGTGAACGACCTGGTGTACGCTTCCAACTTCACACAGCAGGACGTCGAGAAGTTCGACGCCTTTCGCCCGCTGCTCGAGGTGTGGGACCCCAAGGTGCATCTGCTGAAGGTGAACACCCCCAAGAGCTTCGAGCGGAGCGAGGACAGCCACCGGGCCATCGATGTTTTCCTCCAGCGCCATGAGCTGCGGAAGTTCACCGCCACCATCTACAACGACCTCAGCATCGAGGAGGGCATCCTCAACTTCGCCCGGGGCATCGATGCCGATATGATCGCCATGGCCACCCACGGCCGCAAAGGGTTCTTCCATGTCGTGAACGGAAGCCTGACCGAGGATATCGTCAACCACACCACGTTCCCGGTGCTCAGCGTCAAGCTCTGA
- a CDS encoding fumarylacetoacetate hydrolase family protein, translating into MKIICIGRNYGAHARELGNDLPEEPVVFLKPESALIPHGGPIQLPAFSTDVHHEIELVFAIARRHGQALADRVTIGLDLTARDVQQELKAKGLPWEKAKAFDGSAYVAQVFTAVESFPAGHHLEFMLKRNGQVAQSGHSGQMIFDVPALIAHVERYMRLETGDLLFTGTPAGVGPLNAGDQLEGFLLGELLFDLSVEGPATER; encoded by the coding sequence ATGAAGATCATCTGCATCGGGCGCAATTACGGCGCGCATGCCAGAGAGCTGGGCAATGACCTGCCGGAAGAGCCGGTGGTCTTCCTCAAGCCGGAGTCGGCACTCATCCCGCACGGAGGCCCCATCCAGCTGCCGGCCTTCAGCACCGATGTGCACCACGAAATCGAACTGGTCTTCGCCATCGCCAGGCGCCATGGCCAGGCCCTCGCCGATCGCGTCACCATCGGACTGGACCTCACCGCCCGCGACGTGCAGCAGGAGCTGAAGGCGAAAGGCCTGCCATGGGAGAAGGCCAAGGCCTTCGACGGTTCGGCCTACGTGGCTCAGGTGTTCACTGCGGTGGAATCCTTCCCGGCAGGGCACCACCTGGAATTCATGCTCAAACGCAATGGTCAAGTAGCGCAATCCGGGCACAGCGGACAGATGATCTTCGACGTGCCCGCCCTGATTGCGCATGTGGAGCGCTACATGCGCCTCGAGACCGGCGACCTGCTCTTCACCGGCACCCCTGCCGGAGTGGGACCGCTGAACGCCGGAGATCAGCTGGAAGGCTTCCTGCTCGGGGAGCTCCTGTTCGACCTGAGCGTGGAGGGACCGGCTACCGAGCGGTAA
- a CDS encoding DUF1987 domain-containing protein: MPLPPAPYRAEATPKTPSILLDPGGTLSISGCSIPEDADRVFAPVFDAVEAYSAQPADRTTVRIALSYFNSSSAKQLLDLLKALEDLHASGRSKVELEWCHGPGDLDMKEAGRDYRSLLEFPVRLVELPD; this comes from the coding sequence ATGCCCCTCCCCCCCGCTCCCTATCGTGCGGAGGCCACGCCGAAGACGCCCTCCATCCTCTTGGACCCCGGGGGCACCCTGTCCATCAGCGGGTGCTCCATCCCGGAGGATGCCGACCGGGTCTTCGCACCGGTGTTCGACGCCGTGGAGGCCTATTCCGCACAGCCGGCGGACCGCACCACGGTGCGCATCGCCCTTTCCTACTTCAACTCGAGTTCCGCGAAGCAATTGCTTGACCTCCTGAAGGCCTTGGAAGACCTGCATGCGAGCGGCCGATCGAAGGTGGAGCTGGAATGGTGCCACGGCCCCGGAGACCTCGACATGAAAGAGGCAGGGCGCGATTACCGCAGCCTCTTGGAGTTCCCCGTGCGGCTCGTGGAGCTTCCGGACTGA
- a CDS encoding DUF1883 domain-containing protein, protein MKFLHKTFELKKKEIIEVHIDVAAKVKFMTGRDFKNYKMGKTHTYYGGLFEESPVRFVVPFESVWNVVVEKGTFRNPLEVNAQCGVLPPNSTVRSSVAVDAPEHVRLAEAADAGEPQALPEAEADM, encoded by the coding sequence ATGAAGTTCCTGCACAAGACCTTCGAACTCAAGAAGAAGGAGATCATCGAGGTCCACATCGATGTCGCTGCCAAGGTCAAGTTCATGACCGGCCGAGATTTCAAGAACTACAAGATGGGCAAGACCCACACGTACTACGGGGGCTTGTTCGAGGAGTCGCCCGTGCGGTTCGTCGTTCCCTTCGAATCGGTCTGGAACGTTGTGGTGGAGAAGGGCACATTCCGCAATCCCCTGGAGGTGAATGCGCAGTGCGGGGTGCTGCCGCCCAACAGCACCGTGCGTTCCTCGGTGGCGGTGGATGCCCCTGAGCACGTCCGCTTGGCTGAGGCTGCCGATGCCGGCGAGCCCCAGGCGCTGCCTGAGGCCGAGGCGGACATGTGA
- a CDS encoding DUF2141 domain-containing protein: protein MRSLVTVIAMASAGHLAAQGGVTVEVVLSKPDAGGYLMLAVCPSADSFANDKGCRTMRVPVKGAVERVVFADLPHGPHAVKVFHDVNANGTLDTNWMGIPREPYGFGNDALGTMGPPTFQQASVRVGPGEQVARVRMKG from the coding sequence ATGAGGAGCTTGGTAACCGTCATCGCGATGGCCTCCGCCGGGCACCTCGCAGCTCAAGGAGGCGTTACCGTGGAGGTCGTGCTCTCGAAACCGGATGCCGGCGGATACCTCATGCTGGCGGTTTGCCCTTCGGCCGATTCGTTCGCGAACGACAAGGGCTGTCGCACCATGCGCGTGCCCGTGAAAGGGGCGGTGGAACGCGTGGTATTCGCTGACCTGCCTCACGGCCCGCATGCCGTCAAGGTGTTCCATGATGTGAATGCGAACGGGACCTTGGATACGAACTGGATGGGCATTCCGCGGGAGCCTTACGGCTTCGGCAATGATGCCCTGGGCACCATGGGACCCCCGACCTTCCAGCAGGCTTCGGTGCGGGTGGGTCCCGGCGAGCAGGTGGCACGGGTCAGGATGAAGGGCTGA
- a CDS encoding transaldolase family protein, with product MELYLDSADIKEIDEAFKLGFLTGLTTTPTFMHRGGVTNIDKMILDLAKKVPILQVEALGETAEEVVKEAKRQLKMGLKKETTVFKIPVSLEGLRACKMLRNEGIMVNVHLVYTIQQAYMAMQAGATYVCPLVGRLQDQGHDALALVEQCVRAVNYYGYDTKIMFSSVRTVEHVRNAVELGVHTITVPWKLMKQLTDNHFTAIGTKQFYVDTRLITMKVKDVLSRSNPIVKDSATVSEALVEMTKHGFGAVMVVDGKGKNVGVFTDGGLRRGIEKEGNKFLAKKLSTLKFNAPFTISPEALLDEAQKAFKEHKVDTLSVSENGKQLGMLDIQDLMKAIAG from the coding sequence ATGGAACTCTACCTCGACAGCGCCGACATCAAGGAGATCGACGAAGCCTTCAAGCTCGGCTTCCTCACCGGCCTCACCACCACGCCCACCTTCATGCACCGGGGCGGGGTCACGAACATCGACAAGATGATCCTCGACCTCGCCAAGAAGGTCCCCATCCTGCAGGTGGAGGCCTTGGGCGAGACCGCCGAGGAAGTGGTGAAGGAGGCCAAGCGCCAGCTGAAGATGGGCCTGAAGAAGGAGACCACCGTCTTCAAGATCCCCGTGAGCCTGGAGGGCCTGCGCGCCTGCAAGATGCTGCGCAACGAAGGCATCATGGTGAACGTGCACCTGGTGTACACCATCCAGCAGGCCTACATGGCCATGCAAGCCGGGGCCACCTACGTGTGCCCGCTCGTCGGCCGCCTGCAGGATCAAGGCCACGACGCCCTCGCCCTCGTGGAGCAGTGCGTGCGCGCCGTGAACTACTACGGCTACGACACCAAGATCATGTTCAGCAGCGTGCGCACCGTGGAGCATGTGCGCAATGCGGTGGAGCTCGGCGTGCACACCATCACCGTGCCCTGGAAGCTGATGAAGCAGCTCACCGACAACCACTTCACGGCCATCGGCACCAAGCAGTTCTACGTGGATACGCGCCTGATCACCATGAAGGTGAAGGACGTGCTCTCGCGCAGCAACCCCATCGTGAAGGACAGCGCCACCGTGAGCGAGGCCCTGGTGGAGATGACCAAGCATGGCTTCGGTGCCGTGATGGTGGTTGACGGCAAGGGCAAGAACGTGGGTGTCTTCACCGATGGTGGCCTACGTCGCGGCATCGAGAAGGAGGGCAACAAGTTCCTCGCGAAGAAGCTGAGCACGCTGAAGTTCAACGCGCCCTTCACCATCAGCCCGGAGGCCCTGCTCGACGAGGCCCAGAAGGCCTTCAAGGAGCACAAGGTGGACACGTTGAGCGTGAGCGAGAACGGCAAGCAGCTCGGCATGCTCGACATCCAGGACCTGATGAAGGCGATCGCGGGGTAG
- the kdsA gene encoding 3-deoxy-8-phosphooctulonate synthase: MSKIVHVGNIACGSEQLFLISGPCVIETEDVMLRTAEKLKEVSERLKLPVIYKSSFTKDNRSSVDYYQGPGLEEGLKVLARIKKDFGFPILTDIHYPSQAKPAAEVVDVLQIPAYLVMQTTLVTEAAKTGAVINLKHAQFLAPDNMVKPAEKCVSVGNDKIILTERGYTFGYNDLIVDPRAFYHMRRTGYPVVFDITHSIRKYGIPSADPRGGNRDVMPTIARAGVAAGVDGVFIETHPDPSTALCDAASQLCVYDLEEFIKPLLDLHAVEVKHRNVTVTP, translated from the coding sequence ATGTCCAAGATCGTCCACGTCGGCAACATCGCCTGCGGCTCCGAGCAGCTCTTCCTCATCTCCGGTCCCTGCGTGATCGAGACCGAGGATGTGATGCTGCGCACCGCCGAGAAGCTCAAGGAGGTGAGCGAGCGCCTGAAGCTGCCCGTGATCTACAAGAGCAGCTTCACCAAGGACAACCGCAGCAGCGTGGACTATTACCAGGGCCCCGGCCTGGAAGAAGGGCTGAAGGTGCTGGCCCGCATCAAGAAAGACTTCGGCTTCCCGATCCTCACGGACATCCACTACCCCAGCCAGGCCAAGCCCGCCGCCGAGGTGGTGGACGTGCTGCAGATCCCGGCCTACCTGGTGATGCAGACCACCCTGGTGACCGAGGCCGCGAAGACCGGCGCCGTCATCAACCTGAAGCACGCGCAGTTCCTGGCGCCGGACAACATGGTGAAGCCGGCCGAGAAGTGCGTGAGCGTGGGGAACGACAAGATCATCCTCACCGAGCGCGGCTACACCTTCGGCTACAACGACCTCATCGTGGACCCGCGTGCCTTCTACCACATGCGGAGAACCGGCTACCCCGTGGTGTTCGACATCACGCACAGCATCCGCAAGTACGGCATCCCCAGTGCCGATCCCCGCGGCGGCAATCGCGACGTGATGCCCACCATCGCCCGGGCCGGCGTGGCCGCTGGCGTGGACGGTGTGTTCATCGAGACCCACCCCGACCCCAGCACCGCCCTCTGCGACGCCGCCAGCCAACTCTGCGTGTACGACCTGGAGGAATTCATCAAGCCCCTGCTCGACCTTCACGCCGTGGAGGTGAAGCACCGCAACGTCACTGTAACCCCATAG
- a CDS encoding S8 family peptidase: protein MKRARHTAGFLMLFSASSLIAQTGPDSYWVRFSDKEGTPYSIAEPEAFLSPRSIARRQAQGIAIDELDLPVDPSYIGAVLATGDVELVNRSKWFNAITIRTTDELALAAIEALPFVQTVRSTRRAVAPVPAPVDKFSLEAPPAMVQRGGQPEDYGASWTQISMLNGHELHAMEAKGQGMLIGVLDSGFEGTDSLAAFDGLRAREGIVLARDLVAHDGDVYADHWHGRSVLSCMAGILPGFLQGTAPLADYALVRTEEVAYELVIEEDNWVAGAELLDSLGCDVLNTSLGYTTYDDSLQSHAYADLDGATTRISIAAGIASEKGMIPVQSAGNNGWSPWRRISAPADAVDILAVGAVGDQGMHAGFSGFGPSADGRVKPDVMALGAGAIGLRAQGDSIAPLNGTSFSAPILAGLVACLWQLHPERTAHEVMDAVRRSAHLYGTPNDSMGYGIPDFLQAHAWLMQVGMDGHREADELLAYPVPFDDRLVVRMPGGEGQVSVQFRDVAGRIALERQARFEGGELRLEGLDALRSGAYLVQVMLGQGSMTVRVMKT, encoded by the coding sequence ATGAAACGCGCGCGTCATACGGCAGGCTTCCTGATGCTCTTCAGCGCATCGTCTCTGATTGCGCAGACAGGCCCTGATTCCTATTGGGTCCGATTCTCGGATAAGGAGGGCACGCCGTACTCCATTGCTGAACCCGAGGCCTTCCTTTCACCCCGCTCCATCGCGCGGCGCCAGGCCCAAGGCATCGCCATCGATGAGCTTGACCTTCCGGTGGATCCCTCCTACATCGGAGCCGTGCTGGCCACCGGCGATGTGGAGCTCGTCAACCGCAGCAAGTGGTTCAACGCCATTACCATCCGCACGACGGACGAGCTTGCCCTTGCGGCCATCGAGGCGCTGCCCTTCGTGCAGACGGTCCGGAGCACCCGGCGCGCCGTTGCGCCGGTCCCCGCTCCTGTCGACAAGTTCTCGCTGGAGGCGCCGCCTGCCATGGTGCAGCGCGGTGGGCAACCCGAGGACTACGGTGCATCGTGGACGCAGATCAGCATGCTCAATGGCCATGAACTGCACGCCATGGAGGCGAAAGGGCAGGGCATGCTGATCGGCGTGCTCGATTCCGGGTTCGAAGGCACCGATTCGCTTGCCGCGTTCGATGGTCTGCGAGCACGGGAGGGCATCGTGCTCGCGCGCGACCTGGTGGCTCACGACGGGGATGTCTATGCGGATCATTGGCATGGGCGCAGCGTGCTTTCCTGCATGGCCGGCATCCTTCCGGGTTTCCTTCAAGGCACGGCCCCCTTGGCCGACTATGCCCTGGTGCGTACCGAGGAGGTGGCATACGAGCTGGTCATCGAGGAGGATAACTGGGTGGCGGGTGCCGAGTTGCTCGATAGCCTGGGCTGCGACGTGCTCAACACCTCGCTTGGCTACACCACCTACGACGACAGCCTTCAGAGCCATGCCTACGCCGACCTCGATGGTGCCACCACGCGCATCAGCATCGCGGCCGGCATCGCCTCCGAGAAGGGCATGATACCGGTGCAGAGCGCGGGCAACAACGGATGGAGCCCTTGGCGCCGCATCAGCGCGCCTGCGGATGCCGTGGATATCCTGGCCGTGGGTGCCGTGGGCGACCAGGGCATGCACGCCGGGTTCAGCGGTTTCGGGCCCAGCGCCGATGGCCGCGTGAAGCCGGACGTGATGGCGCTCGGCGCAGGCGCCATCGGCTTGCGGGCACAGGGCGATAGCATAGCGCCGCTGAATGGAACGAGTTTCTCAGCTCCCATCCTGGCCGGCCTGGTGGCCTGCCTGTGGCAGCTGCACCCGGAGCGAACGGCGCACGAAGTCATGGACGCCGTGAGGCGAAGCGCCCACCTCTACGGGACGCCCAATGACAGCATGGGCTACGGCATACCGGATTTCCTGCAGGCGCACGCCTGGCTCATGCAGGTCGGGATGGACGGTCACCGGGAGGCCGATGAACTGCTCGCCTATCCGGTGCCGTTCGATGACCGCCTCGTGGTCCGCATGCCCGGAGGGGAGGGACAGGTATCCGTACAGTTCCGGGATGTGGCCGGTCGCATTGCGCTGGAGCGCCAGGCACGCTTCGAAGGGGGTGAGCTCCGACTGGAAGGTCTGGATGCGCTGCGCTCCGGTGCCTACCTGGTCCAAGTCATGCTGGGCCAAGGCTCGATGACCGTGCGGGTCATGAAGACATGA
- the aat gene encoding leucyl/phenylalanyl-tRNA--protein transferase produces the protein MNTAARHQALDAATLLRAYAIGAFPMVQEDGDLHWHRPDPRAIFDLGAIVPDRVTARQLRNGRFSITVNTSFEAVMRGCAHRESTWIDERLVLAYSDLHRRGYAHSVEAWRDGALVGGIYGVALGAAFFGESMFGVNNAGKAAFHSLSGILRKAGFRLFDTQYINDFTRSLGAFEVSRSEFERRLADALTETARFQ, from the coding sequence ATGAATACGGCAGCCAGGCATCAAGCGCTTGATGCCGCCACGCTTCTGAGGGCCTATGCCATCGGGGCCTTCCCCATGGTGCAAGAGGATGGCGACCTGCATTGGCACCGACCGGACCCTCGCGCCATCTTCGATCTTGGCGCCATTGTGCCCGATCGCGTAACCGCGCGTCAGCTGCGGAACGGCCGATTCAGCATCACCGTGAACACGTCGTTCGAGGCGGTCATGCGGGGCTGCGCGCACCGGGAGTCGACCTGGATCGACGAGCGCCTTGTCCTGGCATACTCGGACCTGCATCGCAGGGGATACGCGCATTCTGTGGAGGCTTGGCGTGATGGAGCGCTCGTGGGCGGCATCTATGGCGTCGCGCTGGGTGCGGCCTTCTTCGGGGAAAGCATGTTCGGCGTGAACAATGCCGGCAAAGCGGCGTTCCATTCCCTGTCCGGAATCCTTAGGAAGGCCGGATTCAGGCTTTTTGATACGCAGTACATCAACGATTTCACACGATCCCTCGGAGCATTCGAGGTAAGCCGGTCCGAATTCGAGCGGCGCCTCGCCGATGCCCTGACCGAAACAGCACGATTCCAATGA
- a CDS encoding Hsp20/alpha crystallin family protein: MTIAKYRPQAAFTSPFNDFVNEFFGRDITQFLGADEVRKSAPAVNIVEREGEFELRVSVPGYGKDELKLNMEADMLTISAEKKTEDLKESERYTRREYVHSAFSRSFRLPETVNPDAITAEYTNGILHVRLPKAEAAKPKAREIGIN, encoded by the coding sequence ATGACGATTGCGAAGTACCGTCCGCAGGCTGCGTTCACCAGCCCCTTCAATGATTTCGTGAATGAGTTCTTCGGTCGCGACATCACCCAGTTCCTCGGGGCCGATGAGGTGCGCAAGAGCGCGCCTGCCGTCAATATCGTTGAGCGAGAAGGCGAGTTCGAACTGCGCGTTTCCGTGCCAGGCTATGGGAAGGATGAGCTCAAGCTCAACATGGAGGCCGACATGCTCACGATCAGCGCCGAGAAGAAGACGGAAGACCTGAAGGAGTCGGAGCGCTACACGCGACGCGAGTATGTGCACAGCGCCTTCAGCCGCAGCTTCCGCCTTCCCGAAACGGTGAACCCGGATGCGATCACGGCTGAATATACCAATGGGATCCTGCACGTGCGCCTGCCGAAGGCCGAGGCAGCGAAGCCGAAGGCCCGGGAGATCGGCATCAACTGA